TCTTGGCGGTGCCTATCTCGGCGTTGAGCCGCATCAGATAGCGCATCTTGTCGGAGGTCTCGGGCTTGATCACGCGCTTGGCCATCGCCGCCGCTTCTTCTTCGCTGCGCTTCAGGAACGTCGGAGGAATCAGGTTGCCGCCATTCATCAGGGCGTTGATGCCCATCACCGCTTGTAGAGGCGCCACGGACAGGCCTTGACCGAACGCGATGGTGACTGTGTTCAACTCACCCCAACGGCGCGGCACCAGCGGAGCCGCGCTCTCTGGCAACTCGGTGCGCAGCCGCGTCAACTGGCCCATTTTGGCCAGGAACGCCTTATGCGCCTCGACGCCCTGACCAAGTGCGATCCGCGCGGCGCCGATATTGGAGGAGTAGGTGAACACTTCCTTGGTGTTGATGAAGCGACCAAGCATGTGGCTGTCATGGATGGTGAACTTGCCGTAGTGCAGATTTCCCCGTGCGTCCCACGACGAGTTCAGGTTGATCTTGCCGGAATCAAGCGCCATTGCCAGTGTGAACGCCTTGAAAGTCGATCCCATCTCATAGACGCCGGTGGTCAGACGATTGATACGCTCGGGGTCGTGGGCTTCTTTCGGATTGTTGGGATCGAAGTCCGGCAGCGAGACCATCGCCACGATTTCGCCGGTCTTGACGTTGGAGATGATGCCCGAGGCCGCCTTGGCGTGGAACTTCTCCTTCGCCTTCAACAGCTCGTCACGCAGCGCGTGCTCGACGCGCAAGTCCACCGACAGCTCGATCGGCTTTTGCAGACGGTCAGTGGCGAAGCCCGCGCGATGGAGGTCGGCGAGCCCGTTATTGTCGAGCCACTTCTCCATGCCGGCGATGCCCTGGTTGTCGATATTGACGAGACCAATGAGGTGGGCGACCTCGTTGCCGGTCGGATAGACGCGCTTGTTCTCGCGCAGGAACCCGATGCCGGGAATGCCGAGCTTGTGGATTTCCTGCTGCTGCTTCGGTGTGATCTCGCGCTTCAGCCAGACGAAACCCTTTCGCGAGGACAGCCGCTCGCGCACCTCGGCCTCGTCGAGGTCGGACACGGTGGCGGTCAGGAGTTCGATCGCCTCGTCCTTGTCGATGATGCGGCGCGGCTCGCCGAACAGGCTCGGCGCCTTGACGTCGGTGGCAAGGATCTCGCCGTTGCGGTCGACGATGTCGGGCCGCGCGGTCGCAACCACGTCCTGCGCGCCGCCGCGGCGGGCGCTGTGGACGTCGGCACCGATGGCGAACATCACGAGACGGCCGCCGATCAGGAGGTAGACCGAGGCGAAGGCAAGCATCGCCAGGCCGACCCGCGCGCGCGCCTTCGCCGCGCGATCGACGTTACGCCCGTAGAGCAGGCTGCGGATCAGCCGCTGACGCCAAGGCTCACTTGACCGTTCGACAGGCTTTGCGGGTTTGCCCGGAGTGACAGCGCTCATTGCTTGTCCTCCGGCTGCGGCACCGAGCCCGTGACCGTGTCGGCGTCGGTTGCAGCTTCGATGGTGTTGATCATGGCGCCGATCGGATCGGGCTCACCCGGCTTGACCAGCCGCGGCGGACGGTCCGGCAGGTTCTTCAGCTGATCGTATTGCGTGCCATTGACGGGCTTGAGCGGCAGATGCCGCTCGGCAAGTCCTTGCAGCCGCAGCGGCGCATCGAGCTTGGACCATTCGGAGCGCAGCGCGGCGATGGCATCACGCTGCTCGCGGATGTCGGCATGCAGCCGCAGCACCCGCTCGGTGCGGGCGGTGGATTCCATCTTGATCCGGTAGACATAGGCCGCGGCGAAGATCAGCGCGCCGATGACGAAGAGGTGAATGATGCGCATGCGCTAGCCACCCCTCATGACGTCGGAAAGGCTCGGCCAGGACGATGACTCGCCTTCGGCATGCGCGGCAGAAGCGGTCCGCTCTGCGGCGCGCAGCTTCGCGGAACGCGCGCGCGGATTGTGCGCGACCTCCGCCTCGCCGGCAACGACCGGACGCCGCGTCAGAAGCTGGAAGCTCGGCGGCACCTGTGCGACCTCGGGCAGGTGCCGCGAGCCGCCGCCGGTCTTGGCGCGTTCGCTGAGGAAATTCTTGACGATGCGGTCTTCCAGCGAATGGAAGGACACCACGACCAGCCGCCCACCGGGCCGCAGCACACGTTCGGCAGCCGCGAGAGCGGTCTGAAGCTCTTCGAGCTCTTCATTGACGAAGATGCGCAGGCCCTGGAACGTCCGCGTCGCCGGATGGATATCGCCGGGCTTCGAGCGCACGACCCTTGCAACGAGATCGGCGAGCGCGCGCGTGGTCGTGATCGGCGCTTCCTGGCGCGCCGCGACGATGGTGCGCGCGACCTTGCGCGAATGCCGCTCCTCGCCGAAGAGATAGATGATGTCGGCGAGATCGCTCTCGGACGCCTTTGCGACCACATCCGCGGCCGTCGGCCCCGACTGCCCCATCCGCATGTCGAGGGGACCTTCGAGCCGGAACGAGAAGCCGCGGCCGGCCTGGTCGAGCTGCATCGAGGAGACGCCGACGTCCATGACGACACCGTCGACGCGGTCGACGCCTTGCGCGTCGCAGACCTCGGCGAGATTCGAGAAGCGGTCTTCGACAAGCGTCAGGCGCCCGCCAGACCGGTCGACCAGGTCAAAGCCACCGGCGATCGCCGTGCGATCGCGATCGATGCCGATGACACGGGTTCCCGGCACATCCAGGATGGCACGGCTATAGCCGCCGCCACCGAAGGTCGCATCGACATAGACGCCGCCCTCGCGCGGCGCGAGATGCTCGATCGCCTCGCGGCCGAGAACGGGAATGTGGGCGGCCGAACTCATGCACCCGGCTCGCAAGCGGTGCGGGCGAGATCGATGGTTAACGCGCCCATCACGTCTCGAATTGTTCCGCTTCGCGGCGGTTCCACGACTCAACCCCTGTACGGCACGTTCGCCCAGCCCGGCGGTCCCAGGCTGCAGACCCTGTTTTCCGCATGGAATTTGTCGGGCAGCCATGGGATTTCGAACAAAAGACGCGTTGGCCGCCTCCGGACGCGGGGCGGCTCTTCACCTCTCAGTAACGGCCCTTAGCGTTAAGAAAGCGTTGCTGGTTCGATTACAAGTCAAAAAGGTAAAATCAGTGGTGATGCGTCATCCACACACACCCGACAAAATGCGCCCGTTAACCGAAGCCTGCGATTGCGCGGCCGCAAGGGTAAAGGAATAGTAAGTGAAGGGCTTGAAGCGCCCGCCGCTCCCGTCCGATTGAGCCTCATAATGTCGTCCGGTTCGTCCGCGTCATCAGGATCTGATTCGAAACGTCAACGCGTGCTCCCGGTTCCCAAGGCCGCGGCGAGCGTGCGGACGTTCGATCCCGATTCCTCCATCGTCTCTGACATCATCCCCTCGCCGAATCATGGCGAGCGTAACAAGGGCCGGCTGCCGGACATGATCCTGCTGCACTACACCGGCATGCCCGATGTCGAGGGCGCGCTGGCGCGGCTGTGCACGGCGGGCACCGAGGTCTCGGCTCACTATGTCGTGCTCGAGGACGGCCGCATCGTGCAATGCGTGCCGGAGAGCAAGCGCGCCTGGCACGCCGGCGTCTCGTCATGGGCGGGCGAGGACGACGTCAATTCCTGCTCGATCGGCATCGAGATCGTCAATCGCGGCCATGACTGGGGCTATCCGGAGTTTCCGCTGCGCCAGATCGCCGCCGTGATCGCGCTGTGCCGCGGCATCATGCTTCGCCGCAAGGTAGCGCCGCACCGGGTGCTCGCCCATTCCGATGTCGCGCCCGCGCGCAAGAAGGATCCCGGCGAGAAATTCCCGTGGCACTCGCTGGCCAATTCCGGCGTCGGCCACTGGGTGACGCCGGCGCCGATCGTGCGCGGCGAAAGCCTGATGCTCGGCACCATCAGCGACGAGGTGCTGAGCCTGCAGCAGGCGCTCGCCAAATACGGCTATGGCGTCCCGTTGACCGGCAAGTACGATGCGACGACGATGGAGGTCGTCACCGCATTCCAGCGCCACTTCCGCCCGGCGCGGCTGGACGGCGTCGTCGATCACTCGACGCTATCGACATTGCAGGCGCTGCTGGCGAGCTTGCCGCAAGAGGGAACGACCCTCGCCGCAAAATGACGGCGCAAGCCACATGCGCCGTCATTGCGAGCGCAGCGAAGCGACGCAGTAGACCCTCACCCTGAGGAGCGCGCTCTTCGCGCGCGTCGCGAACGGCGAGGCCACCGGCCGGGCCTTCATCCTTCGAGACGCGCGTTCCGCGCTCCTCAGGATGAGGGACTGACTATCTCATTTCCTTCACCCGTCGCGCATACAGCCTCCGCAGCGGCTCGAGCTGCGTCGCCGCCGTCGCCGCGGCATACGCCTCGCGCGCCTCCTCCTTCCGGCCGAGCCGTCGCAGCAAATCGGCGCGCACCGCGGGCAGCAGTTCATAGCCGTCGAGCCCGCCGCGCGCTGCGATCGCGTCGACGAGATCGAGCGCGCGTGCGGGGCCGTCGACCATGGACACGGCCGCAGCATGGTTGAGCTCGATCACCGGCGACGGGTTGATCCGTAGCAGCACTTCGTAGAGCCCGGCGATCTGCGGCCAGTCAGTCTCCTCATAGCTCGGCGCCCGCGCATGGAGCGCGGCAATCGCCGCCTGCACGGCGTAGGGCTGCGGTCGGCCGGGCACGGACAGCGCATCGTCGATCAGGTGCAAGCCTTCCTCGATCTGCACACGATCCCACAGCGTACGGTCCTGCTCTTCCAGCAGCACGATGTCGCCGGCCGACGTCTCGCGTCCGGCGCGGCGCGCATCGTGCAGCAGCATCAGGGACAGCAGGCCCTTGATGCCGGCACGATCAGGCATCAGGCGGTCGAGCAATCGGCCGAGCCGGATCGCCTCGACCGCAAGATCAGGCCGCATCAGGTCTGCACCTGACGTCGCGACATAGCCTTCGGTGAAGACGAGGTAGATCACGGCGAGCACGCCGTTGAGGCGCAGCTCCAGCGCGTCGCGCTCGGGCACCTCGTAGGGAATGCCGGCGAGCCTGATCTTCTGCTTGGCACGAACGAGACGTTGCCCCATCGCCTCCTCGCTGACGAGAAAGGCGCGCGCGACCTGCGCCGTGGTGAGCCCGCACACCGTGCGCAGCGTCAGCGCGACTTGCACTTCCGGCGCAAACGCGGGATGGCAGCAGGTGAAGATCAGCCGCAGCACGTCGTCGTCGAGAATGGCGCCCGGCTCGTCGGAGACCTGCGCGTTGAGTTCGAGCTCATGGACGAGCTGTTGCTGCTTGCCGCGAAATGCGACCTGGCGGCGAACGCGGTCGATCGCCTTGTTGCGCCCGACATTGACGAGCCAGGCGCGCGGATTATCGGGGACATCGTGCGAAGACCAGCGCTCCAGCGCGACCGCAAAGGCATCCTGGAGCGCGTCCTCGGCGAGATCGAAATCGCCAACGAGGCGGATCAGCGTGGCCAGCGCCCGCCCCGCCTCGTCGCGGAAGATCTTGTCGATGTCGGTGGACGAGATCACTTGTAGATCATGACCGGCCTGACTTCGATCGACCCATCCCGGGCTCCGGGAATCCGCGCAGCCAGTGCAACGGCGGCGTCGAGATCCTTGGCTTCGACCAGATAGTAGCCACCGAGTTGCTCGCGCGTCTCAGCGAACGGACCATCGGTGGTCAGGGTCTTGCCGTCGCGAACGCGCACGGTGGTCGCCGTCGTGGTCGGCTGCAGCCCGTCGCCGGCCTTGAAATGGCCGCTCTGGATGATGGACTGCGTGTAGACGCCATACTCAGCCGACATCTTCTGCCGGTCCTCGGGCGTCATCTTGGTCAGTTCAGCTTCGTTCCGATAAATCAGCAGCAAATACTGCATTGCTCACTCCTGTTGCTCGGCTTGATCGCCTACATCCAGTCGAACGGGGCCAGCACCAAACGACATCTTCGGGATCTTTTTTTGCACGCCGTCGATGTCGATGGCCGGGATCACTTGTAGATCATGACGGGTCTGACTTCGATCGACCCGTCCCTGGCTCCGGGAATCCGCGCAGCCATTGCGATTGCGGCGTCGAGATCCTTGGCGTCGACGAGATAGTAGCCGCCGAGTTGCTCGCGGGTCTCCGCGAACGGACCATCGGTCGTTAGGATCTTGCCCTCGCGAACGCGAACGGTGGTCGCCGTCGTGGTCGGCTGCAGCCCGTCGCCGGCCTTGAAATTGCCGCTCTGAACGATGGACTGGGTATACGCACCGTACTCCGCCAACAGCTTCTGGTAGTCCGCAGGGTCCATCCTGCTCTGTTGAGCTTCGTTCCGGTAGATCAGCAGCAGATACTGCATCGCTCACTCCTGTTGTTCGGCTGGATCGCCGACATCCGGTCGAACGGGGCTCACGGCCAACGACATCTTCAGGATAAATTATTTTCGTCGCCGCGTGCGCGGCGATATCGCCTTGACGAAACCGTCATAAATGCCCATTGCGTACACCGTCAGTCGGCCGGACGGCCGCTCCGGCAAGTGTCGAAAGGCCGCCGGGGAGGAAAGTCCGGGCTCCCTTGACATGCGGTGCCGGATAACGTCCGGCGGGGGCGACCCCAGGGAAAGTGCCACAGAGAACGAACCGCCTCGCTTCGCCTTCGGGCCTGGTGGGGCAAGGGTGAAAAGGTGCGGTAAGAGCGCACCGCGGTTCCGGCAACGGAGCCGGCATGGCAAACCCCACCGGGAGCAAAACCGAATAGGGACGGCTTAAGCGGGCTGTTCGCGCAAGCGATAACGCCGCGGGGCGATGTCAGGCCCGCCGTCCGGGTAGGTTGCTCGAGGCAATGTGCAAACATTGTCCCAGAGGAATGGCCGTCACGTATCGCCTGCGCAAGCAGGCGGTGCCCTACAGAACCCGGCTTACAGGCCGGCTGATGCTCTAAAGCGTTTTCGAGCGAAGTGGTTTTCCGGTTCGCGAAGAAAAAGCGTCTTACTAAGGAAGCAACGAGGGGTTCGATGCTGACCGCATCGGGCCCCTCACCATTTCATGACGCTGTCATTCCGGGGCTCTCGCTTCGCGAGCCCCGGAATGACGATCGTGGGCTACGCCACGATCTTCTCGAGCACCGCCATCAGCGCCTCCGGCGCCGTGACGTTCGGCGCGTGGCTGGCATCGAGCTCGAAATAGCGCCAGCCGGCCTCGCTCTTCGTGCGCCTGGCAAACTGCCCGAACACGTTCCCTGGCGGAATGCGCGTGCAGTAGATGTAGCTGCGCGGCATCGACGGCTCGCCATGTCCAAGCTTCAGCTTCGTCTCGAAGCATTTGACCGGCATGTTGACACGGCCCGCGTTGAGCCAGTCGAGATCGGCTTGCGGCGTATCCGGCGGCGGCGGATTGGGCGGGATGCGGTAGCCGTCGCCTGCGGCGGCGGCTTTTCGCATCGGCTCGCGCCCCTGCTCATTCAGATCGAACAGCGACTGGCCATCGCGCGGCACGAAGGCGTCGAGATAGATCAGTTGCGTGATGCGGTCGCGGGCGCGATCGGCAACGCCGGTTGCGACCATGCCGCCATAGCTGTGGCCGAGCAGCACGATGTCGCTGAGGTCCTCGAACCTGATGACGTTGAGGATGTCCTGGATATGCGTCTCCAGGTCGATCGAGGGATTTGCAAGATGCGACCGCTCGCCGAGGCCGGTGTAGGTCGGCGCCACCAGACGATGGCCCGCCTGCGCCATCAGCGGATGCATTTTCTTCCAGGCCCACCCGCCGGACCAGGCGCCATGACAGAGCAGGAAGGTTTTGGGCGCGCGTGCGGTCATCGGCGTTTCCATCGTTTCTTGTTCGGTGCGATGGAGTGTAGCGGCCGACCGCGCGATGTAAACGTCGCGACGCGCTCAGGCAGCGCGCGCTGCGGGTTTGGCCTTGACGAGCACCGGTGCGAACTGGCTGGCTTCGCGCCGTCGCTTGGCCTCCTCAAAGCCGTGCATGCCGACCTGCCATTGCAGTCCCACGATGGCGCCCTTGGTCGGCTGCAACAAAGCGAGCGAAGCGAACAGCGTCACCGGCAGCCACACGGCCAATTGCAGCCAGACCGGCGGTGCATAAGCCGTCTCGATCGCGAGGATCGCCGGCACCACGAGATGGCCGACCACGACGATCACGAGATAGGCGGGAAGATCGTCGGCGCGGTGGTGAAAGAGCTCCTCGCCGCAGACGTCACAGCTGTCGGCGACTTTCAGGAAGCGCTTGAACACATGGCCCTCGCCGCAATGCGGACACCTGCCGCAAGAGCCCCGCCACATCGCCTTCGCCAGAGAGACTGAACCCGTCACCATGAGAACACCTCTTTCTTTTCGATCCATACAATAATATCTTGCATCCATACATTCAAAGAAAAAGATCAGACTTGCATGGATTGGGTCCCTACAATCGCGGAGCTCAGCGGCCCGCGCTATCAGCGCATCGTCGACGCCATGGAGGCCGACATCGCCGCAGGAAGGCTGGTGCGCGGCCAACAATTGCCGACGCAGCGCGCACTGGCAAAAGCGCTTGGCATCGATCTCACGACGGTGACGCGCGCCTATACCGAGGCGCGGCGGCGCGGGATCTTGGAAGCACGGGTCGGACAGGGCTCGTTCGTCTCGGAGACCAGCGCGCGACGAACGGTCGACCTGCCCCACCCGGTCACGATCGATCTGTCGATGAACGTTCCGCCGCATCCGCTGGAGGCGCAGCTCGATGAACGCATCCTTGCCGGGCTCGAGGCGATCCGCCAGCAATCCGGCCTGACCGCCTATCTGAACTATCAGCCGCCCGGCGGCAGCGCGCATGAGCTCGATGTGGCGGCCAAGTGGATGCGCGCGCGCGTTCCCCACGTCCGCCCCGACCG
This region of Bradyrhizobium sp. CCGUVB1N3 genomic DNA includes:
- a CDS encoding penicillin-binding protein 2, which produces MSAVTPGKPAKPVERSSEPWRQRLIRSLLYGRNVDRAAKARARVGLAMLAFASVYLLIGGRLVMFAIGADVHSARRGGAQDVVATARPDIVDRNGEILATDVKAPSLFGEPRRIIDKDEAIELLTATVSDLDEAEVRERLSSRKGFVWLKREITPKQQQEIHKLGIPGIGFLRENKRVYPTGNEVAHLIGLVNIDNQGIAGMEKWLDNNGLADLHRAGFATDRLQKPIELSVDLRVEHALRDELLKAKEKFHAKAASGIISNVKTGEIVAMVSLPDFDPNNPKEAHDPERINRLTTGVYEMGSTFKAFTLAMALDSGKINLNSSWDARGNLHYGKFTIHDSHMLGRFINTKEVFTYSSNIGAARIALGQGVEAHKAFLAKMGQLTRLRTELPESAAPLVPRRWGELNTVTIAFGQGLSVAPLQAVMGINALMNGGNLIPPTFLKRSEEEAAAMAKRVIKPETSDKMRYLMRLNAEIGTAKKADVPGYYIGGKTGTSEKVINGRYAKKRVLNSFTAIMPSDNPKYQILVMLDEPQPLPETYGFITSGFNAVPTGGKIIARIAPLLGIEPRFDLPPSDRLILAASRTTQ
- the rsmH gene encoding 16S rRNA (cytosine(1402)-N(4))-methyltransferase RsmH; its protein translation is MSSAAHIPVLGREAIEHLAPREGGVYVDATFGGGGYSRAILDVPGTRVIGIDRDRTAIAGGFDLVDRSGGRLTLVEDRFSNLAEVCDAQGVDRVDGVVMDVGVSSMQLDQAGRGFSFRLEGPLDMRMGQSGPTAADVVAKASESDLADIIYLFGEERHSRKVARTIVAARQEAPITTTRALADLVARVVRSKPGDIHPATRTFQGLRIFVNEELEELQTALAAAERVLRPGGRLVVVSFHSLEDRIVKNFLSERAKTGGGSRHLPEVAQVPPSFQLLTRRPVVAGEAEVAHNPRARSAKLRAAERTASAAHAEGESSSWPSLSDVMRGG
- a CDS encoding N-acetylmuramoyl-L-alanine amidase, whose product is MSSGSSASSGSDSKRQRVLPVPKAAASVRTFDPDSSIVSDIIPSPNHGERNKGRLPDMILLHYTGMPDVEGALARLCTAGTEVSAHYVVLEDGRIVQCVPESKRAWHAGVSSWAGEDDVNSCSIGIEIVNRGHDWGYPEFPLRQIAAVIALCRGIMLRRKVAPHRVLAHSDVAPARKKDPGEKFPWHSLANSGVGHWVTPAPIVRGESLMLGTISDEVLSLQQALAKYGYGVPLTGKYDATTMEVVTAFQRHFRPARLDGVVDHSTLSTLQALLASLPQEGTTLAAK
- a CDS encoding RNA polymerase sigma factor, with translation MISSTDIDKIFRDEAGRALATLIRLVGDFDLAEDALQDAFAVALERWSSHDVPDNPRAWLVNVGRNKAIDRVRRQVAFRGKQQQLVHELELNAQVSDEPGAILDDDVLRLIFTCCHPAFAPEVQVALTLRTVCGLTTAQVARAFLVSEEAMGQRLVRAKQKIRLAGIPYEVPERDALELRLNGVLAVIYLVFTEGYVATSGADLMRPDLAVEAIRLGRLLDRLMPDRAGIKGLLSLMLLHDARRAGRETSAGDIVLLEEQDRTLWDRVQIEEGLHLIDDALSVPGRPQPYAVQAAIAALHARAPSYEETDWPQIAGLYEVLLRINPSPVIELNHAAAVSMVDGPARALDLVDAIAARGGLDGYELLPAVRADLLRRLGRKEEAREAYAAATAATQLEPLRRLYARRVKEMR
- a CDS encoding YciI family protein, with translation MQYLLLIYRNEAELTKMTPEDRQKMSAEYGVYTQSIIQSGHFKAGDGLQPTTTATTVRVRDGKTLTTDGPFAETREQLGGYYLVEAKDLDAAVALAARIPGARDGSIEVRPVMIYK
- a CDS encoding YciI family protein, with translation MQYLLLIYRNEAQQSRMDPADYQKLLAEYGAYTQSIVQSGNFKAGDGLQPTTTATTVRVREGKILTTDGPFAETREQLGGYYLVDAKDLDAAIAMAARIPGARDGSIEVRPVMIYK
- a CDS encoding alpha/beta fold hydrolase; translation: MTARAPKTFLLCHGAWSGGWAWKKMHPLMAQAGHRLVAPTYTGLGERSHLANPSIDLETHIQDILNVIRFEDLSDIVLLGHSYGGMVATGVADRARDRITQLIYLDAFVPRDGQSLFDLNEQGREPMRKAAAAGDGYRIPPNPPPPDTPQADLDWLNAGRVNMPVKCFETKLKLGHGEPSMPRSYIYCTRIPPGNVFGQFARRTKSEAGWRYFELDASHAPNVTAPEALMAVLEKIVA
- a CDS encoding DUF983 domain-containing protein, whose translation is MVTGSVSLAKAMWRGSCGRCPHCGEGHVFKRFLKVADSCDVCGEELFHHRADDLPAYLVIVVVGHLVVPAILAIETAYAPPVWLQLAVWLPVTLFASLALLQPTKGAIVGLQWQVGMHGFEEAKRRREASQFAPVLVKAKPAARAA